One part of the Streptomyces sp. NBC_00286 genome encodes these proteins:
- a CDS encoding cell division protein FtsK: protein MKHPDDESELFNRLEAEMSAAPGADSGGEVVDLDKARSARAESADSAARPDTDASPDSGPDQSAAESGDPTARVMVDQSTVKATGPGYLGRLLAAQRRPVVPVWLKSVAELRTASAWVARHYAHSVGYHALRSPVYAARLTLQAPSGAARLVGATMRWVADAEGAPVRRAMVEKEDAAMYLNLSRKRDARVRLRTLVAVLAMFVGLGAALALYVLAPDWLQAVAVGTITLALGYAGRKADDPVIHRAVELPKATKLTSDIVLRALGSLGIPAINQAQAKGRDGFEFTAPITRDGPGWRAEGNLPYGVTVTDVIERRDRLASGLRRPLGCVWPEAVPDEHTGHLVLWVGDQDMSTAKKPKWPLLTSGSVNLFKPVAYGTDQRGRWVEVTLMYIAGIIGAIPRMGKTFLLRLLLLIAALDPRAELHTYDMKGTGDLDPVGNAVSHRHAAGDDDDAIEYAISDFRALREELRRRTKVIRSLPRDICPESKVTSELADKRSLGLHPIVIGVDECQVLFEHPKYKDEFEEIATDLVKRGPATGIVLLLATQRPDAKALPTGISANASARWCLKVMGQLENDMVLGTSAYKRGVRATMFAWGDKGIHYFVGEGSDARIVGSVYVDGPGAEAIGARARKLREEAGTLSGHALGEEPETVASAYDLLADILAVVPAKEPKVWSETVVARLAELRPEVYEGWDPEGLAAALKPHGIATVQVGRRIDGKFTNKRGIDRSHITTAIAERNGKRDAG, encoded by the coding sequence GTGAAGCACCCCGACGACGAGAGCGAACTGTTCAACCGGCTCGAAGCCGAGATGAGCGCCGCCCCCGGAGCCGACTCCGGGGGTGAGGTGGTCGACCTCGACAAGGCCCGATCCGCCCGCGCGGAGTCGGCCGACTCGGCTGCCCGACCCGACACCGACGCGTCGCCCGACTCCGGACCGGACCAGTCGGCTGCCGAGTCGGGCGACCCGACCGCGCGTGTGATGGTCGACCAGTCGACGGTGAAGGCGACCGGTCCGGGCTACCTGGGTCGGCTACTGGCCGCGCAGCGTCGCCCGGTCGTTCCGGTGTGGCTCAAGTCGGTAGCGGAGCTGCGGACCGCATCCGCGTGGGTGGCCCGCCACTACGCCCACTCGGTCGGCTACCACGCGCTGCGCTCCCCGGTCTACGCCGCCCGACTCACCCTGCAAGCCCCGTCCGGTGCCGCACGGTTGGTGGGCGCCACCATGCGGTGGGTGGCCGACGCCGAGGGCGCCCCCGTACGCCGCGCCATGGTGGAGAAGGAAGACGCGGCGATGTACCTGAACCTGTCGCGCAAGCGCGACGCGCGCGTCCGGCTTCGCACCCTCGTGGCCGTGCTGGCCATGTTCGTAGGGCTCGGGGCGGCGCTCGCCCTGTACGTGCTCGCGCCCGACTGGCTTCAGGCGGTGGCGGTGGGCACCATCACGCTGGCCCTCGGCTACGCCGGACGCAAGGCCGACGACCCGGTCATCCACCGGGCGGTGGAGCTGCCCAAGGCCACCAAGCTCACCAGTGACATCGTGCTGCGCGCGCTCGGCTCGCTCGGCATCCCCGCCATCAACCAGGCCCAGGCCAAGGGGCGGGACGGCTTCGAGTTCACCGCCCCGATCACCCGCGACGGGCCCGGCTGGCGCGCCGAGGGCAACCTCCCCTACGGCGTGACGGTCACCGACGTCATCGAGCGCCGGGACCGGCTCGCGTCCGGACTGCGGCGCCCGCTGGGCTGCGTGTGGCCCGAGGCGGTGCCCGATGAGCACACCGGGCACCTGGTGCTCTGGGTCGGCGATCAGGACATGTCGACCGCGAAGAAGCCCAAGTGGCCACTGCTGACCAGCGGCAGCGTCAACCTGTTCAAGCCGGTCGCTTACGGCACCGACCAGCGCGGACGCTGGGTCGAGGTCACCCTGATGTACATCGCGGGCATCATCGGCGCCATCCCGCGCATGGGCAAGACGTTCCTGCTGCGCCTGCTGCTGCTCATCGCGGCCCTGGACCCGCGCGCTGAGCTGCACACCTACGACATGAAGGGCACCGGCGACCTGGACCCGGTCGGCAACGCCGTCTCACACCGGCATGCCGCGGGCGACGATGACGACGCCATCGAGTACGCCATCAGCGACTTCCGCGCGCTGCGCGAGGAGTTGCGGCGCCGCACCAAGGTGATCCGCTCACTTCCGCGGGACATCTGCCCGGAGTCCAAGGTGACCAGCGAACTCGCAGACAAGCGCTCCCTTGGCCTGCACCCGATCGTGATCGGGGTGGATGAGTGCCAAGTCCTGTTCGAGCACCCCAAGTACAAGGACGAGTTCGAGGAGATCGCAACCGACCTGGTCAAGCGCGGTCCGGCCACCGGCATCGTGCTGCTGCTCGCCACGCAGCGACCGGACGCCAAGGCACTGCCCACCGGGATCTCCGCGAACGCCTCAGCCCGCTGGTGCCTCAAGGTCATGGGCCAGCTCGAAAACGACATGGTGCTCGGCACGTCCGCCTACAAGCGCGGGGTGCGGGCGACCATGTTCGCCTGGGGTGACAAGGGCATCCACTACTTCGTCGGTGAAGGCTCCGACGCCCGGATCGTGGGGTCGGTGTACGTCGACGGCCCCGGCGCCGAAGCCATCGGCGCCCGCGCCCGCAAGCTCCGCGAGGAGGCAGGCACCCTCTCCGGCCACGCACTCGGGGAAGAGCCCGAGACGGTGGCGAGCGCGTACGACCTGCTCGCGGACATCCTCGCCGTGGTTCCGGCCAAGGAGCCCAAGGTGTGGTCCGAAACCGTCGTCGCCCGGCTCGCGGAGCTGCGGCCCGAGGTCTACGAAGGATGGGACCCCGAAGGGCTCGCCGCGGCCCTGAAGCCGCACGGCATCGCCACCGTTCAGGTGGGGCGCCGGATCGACGGCAAGTTCACGAACAAGCGCGGCATCGACCGCTCCCACATCACGACCGCGATTGCGGAGCGTAACGGAAAGCGGGACGCGGGCTGA
- a CDS encoding RapZ C-terminal domain-containing protein — protein sequence MSVVEIVSFGYLHAEPPTAHLTIDLRHHFRDPHVSPELRYMTANDEPVRTAVLNTPGITDLVDATATAVAAFASGPSAGMVTVADGCAGGRHRAPTFARALADRLTAAGHTVTVHHRDLDKPVVQR from the coding sequence ATGAGCGTTGTTGAAATCGTGTCGTTCGGCTACCTGCACGCCGAGCCGCCGACCGCGCATCTGACCATCGATCTGCGTCACCACTTCCGTGACCCGCACGTGTCGCCGGAGCTCCGCTACATGACCGCGAACGACGAGCCGGTCCGCACCGCCGTGCTGAACACCCCTGGCATCACGGACCTGGTCGACGCCACCGCCACGGCGGTGGCCGCGTTCGCTTCCGGCCCCAGCGCCGGGATGGTCACCGTCGCCGACGGATGCGCGGGCGGCCGTCACCGCGCCCCGACGTTCGCCCGCGCGCTCGCCGACCGGCTGACGGCCGCTGGGCACACGGTCACCGTCCACCATCGCGACCTGGACAAGCCCGTCGTCCAGCGCTGA
- a CDS encoding DUF2637 domain-containing protein, which produces MTTKETAPAPERAAVPPLTKPEMGLAGIAALGAAGVGALGFISSFDAVSAAAARWGFAEPWILPVGIDGAVPVFTVANLLLIRMDMAQAWVRFVPWVLTLITCWLNVAAGHSLSAKVAHGTMPLLWVVFSEIAAHIYAVRIGAATGRRIEKIRFSRWLLAPLSTFALWRRMTLWEVTSYSVALVREKERQLARAELRERYGRKWRWETPRRERVMLRMGEIAPAAEQETPALPPIENPPAQSPAAKPRPRRKPANKGKGAPQRTFEELLSEARTLTASWTDAELNAEAVRTAVRCSAGNARKLRDALKAERVNAPALHVVP; this is translated from the coding sequence ATGACTACCAAGGAGACGGCACCGGCCCCCGAGCGTGCGGCGGTGCCGCCGCTGACGAAGCCGGAGATGGGACTCGCTGGCATCGCCGCGCTCGGGGCGGCCGGAGTCGGCGCGCTGGGGTTCATCTCCTCGTTCGATGCGGTGTCGGCCGCCGCCGCGCGGTGGGGGTTCGCTGAGCCGTGGATTCTCCCGGTCGGCATCGACGGGGCGGTTCCGGTGTTCACCGTGGCCAACCTGCTGTTGATCCGGATGGACATGGCGCAGGCGTGGGTGCGGTTCGTGCCCTGGGTGCTCACCCTGATCACGTGCTGGCTGAACGTCGCGGCCGGACACTCCCTGTCGGCCAAGGTCGCGCACGGCACGATGCCGCTGCTGTGGGTGGTCTTCTCCGAGATCGCCGCCCACATCTACGCCGTACGGATCGGCGCGGCCACCGGCCGCCGCATAGAAAAGATCCGGTTCTCCCGCTGGCTGCTCGCCCCGCTGTCCACGTTCGCGCTGTGGCGCCGGATGACGCTATGGGAGGTCACCTCCTACTCGGTGGCGCTGGTCCGGGAGAAGGAACGGCAGTTGGCCCGTGCCGAGTTGCGCGAGCGCTACGGCCGCAAGTGGCGTTGGGAGACTCCGCGGCGTGAGCGCGTGATGCTGCGCATGGGCGAAATCGCCCCGGCCGCCGAGCAGGAGACGCCCGCGCTGCCCCCGATTGAGAATCCGCCGGCACAATCGCCCGCGGCGAAGCCGCGCCCGCGCCGGAAGCCTGCGAACAAAGGCAAGGGTGCGCCTCAGCGCACCTTCGAGGAGCTGCTGAGTGAGGCGCGCACGCTCACCGCGTCGTGGACGGATGCGGAGTTGAACGCGGAAGCCGTCCGTACCGCGGTGCGCTGCTCGGCTGGCAACGCGCGCAAGCTACGTGACGCGCTGAAGGCCGAGCGCGTCAACGCCCCGGCGCTGCACGTGGTTCCGTGA
- a CDS encoding RRQRL motif-containing zinc-binding protein: MSAVYGKCYDPTGALHGIPTYPWRLAPDGLATRRQLRARGLRPGGQPIAAQVMRVNRRTSGVRVAYLYRVDDAKPVRPMTSRKWGALALAMLARRTCPRCLLDVGYCIPRSYGICGMCLAAEEQRTP; encoded by the coding sequence ATGTCCGCCGTCTACGGCAAGTGCTACGACCCGACCGGCGCGCTGCACGGCATCCCCACCTACCCGTGGCGGCTGGCCCCGGATGGTCTGGCGACTCGTCGTCAGTTACGCGCCCGCGGGCTGCGGCCCGGCGGTCAGCCGATCGCCGCTCAGGTGATGCGGGTCAACCGGCGCACCAGTGGCGTCCGCGTCGCCTACCTCTACCGCGTCGACGACGCCAAGCCGGTCCGGCCGATGACGTCGCGCAAGTGGGGCGCGCTCGCGCTGGCGATGCTCGCCCGCCGCACCTGCCCGCGCTGCCTGCTCGATGTCGGCTACTGCATCCCCCGCTCGTACGGCATCTGCGGCATGTGTCTCGCCGCCGAGGAACAGCGCACCCCGTGA